TACTCAGTCATGCTCACCATCACTGCTAGTATTCTGTTCTAATAGCTTGGAACATTTATCATGCCCATGTGGAACACCTAAGCAAATGTTGGCTAAGGGTTACTGTAATGTAAATATATCAGAAAATGACAGTTGCGTAGAAAAGAAATGTCCTGAACTTATGAAAGATCTCCCTAACCTGGCTTTAGTGCATGAGTTTTTTTATGTCTGTCACTGAAAGAATAATGGACCCCAACAACAAAAGACCCCTGCAGACAAGTGCTCAGCACAAATTGTGTGTTGATAATATATTGCTTGTAATTATTTTTAGATGACTCTTTTGGGATGCCGTCATGTTTCTTTACAAAGACCTTGAAATGTAGTTTTAATATAAACTAAAATGCATTTAACAAATACCTGTCTTGTTACAAAATTCTCAGTGCAAATTCACAGCAATGCACAAGCAACTTGAGTATGCCGAGGTTCATGACAATACAATAAGGGCAGTTCTCTGTGTGTTCTTCAGACATGTGTTTTTTACTCGGCTGAGGACCTTTCCCAAGGCTTTTTTCACATCTTTGTTCCTGAGGGTATAGATGATGGGATTCAGCACTGGGGTGATGACAGTATAGAGCACAGATACCACTTTTTCCAGTTCAGAAGTCTGACCGGAATGTGGACAGAGGTACATGAAGATGACAGTGCTGTAGAAGATGGTGACCACGGTGAGATGGCTGGCACATGTGGAAAAGGTCTTGTGCCTTCCAGAAGCAGATGGGAGATCCAAGATGGTAGAAACAATCAGGGCATAAGAAGTCAAAGTCAGGAGAAAGGACACAAGCACAATCACTGCAGAGACAAGAAAGACCATTGTGTCAGCCATGAAGGTGTCTCCAGTCGATAAGTTAATTAAGGGGCTCGTGTCACAGAAGAAGTGGTTGATCTGGTTGCTGCCATTGAAGGGGAGCTGGGAGATGAAGGCTATGGGCAAGAAGGGGGTCAGGAAGCCCCCCAGCCAGCAACTGCAGGCTAGGCAAGCACAGACACAGCTGTTCATGAGCACAGGATACTGCAGTGGCTGGCAGATGGCTAAGTACCTGTCATAGGCCATAATAGCCAAGAGGAAAAATTCTGTGGTACCAAGCGAGAAGAAGAAATACATCTGGGTGATGCAAGCCTGCAAGGAGACGGCTTGGGGGCCATTGAGAAAGCCCCCCAGCAGCCAGGGAACTGTGACTGAGGTGTAGCACATCTCTAGGAATGAGAAATTGctcaggaagaagtacatggggacATGTAGAGCCACATCCATATTTGAGAGGAGAATGATCAAGGCATTGCCAAGGAGAATGAAGAGGTAGACTACCAAGAAACTGAAGAACAACAGGGTCTGAAACTCCTGGAATCCAGAGAAGCCCAGTAGGATGAATTCAGGGGCCGAGGTGTTGTTCAGCATAGTCTTGGTGTTGCATGTACAGCCAGCATCAAaaacaggaggagggggagagaaacagacAAAGATGTGTTGGTGATAAAGAGATACCAAATGGAAAATCCCAACATTTGCTGTTCTAATAACCAGATCAAGGACATCTGAGTCCACTTTCATGATCTTTGGTTTGAACAAAGCCATAATTCTGTCTCATGATGATACAAGTAAGTTTCAAGTTTCAATCATAGACATTTGCATATAATGAAGTCAACCCAGTTTGGCTTTTTGGTCATTTAGAATGTGTAATGGACATtgtatattttttccaaaatcacAATTCACCCTATTATTGACGTTTTTCCAAGGATGGGTTAAGCCTGGTTGTAGTGACTCACAAAGTGGACAAGTGTTGAATCATTCACAAAACCTATTCAACAGCATTTTGAAACCACCGGGATATAGTTATGTGAATCACCTTCTGAGATTGGTTCAACAATTCAAAATCTTACTTTGGTGGAACCCAAGTTCCTAATAGGCACGACTCAGTcaagcctccatctccaacctcTTAGTTGGAGTATTAGCATGGTCGCAGTGGAAGTTGCCTTATGTTGAGTCAGACCATcttcccatctagctcagttttgtctacactgactggaagtggtTCTTCAGAGTTTCAGGAAGGATTACCAGTATCttgcagccctacttggagatactGGGGAAAGAAACTCCTATTGCTCCTTGTTGAACATAAATTATTCCTTCCCCAGTCTTGACATTTGATTTCAAGTTGCAAGACTTCACAGAGAGAACTTAATCCCCTGCCCCTCATGTCTTGAAGAATCAAAGcataaacaaaatataaaaaggttccATATTCTTTTCCGTGTACATAACATAAACTACATTGATAAAAGTatgagacaaaacaaaacaatattaatCAGAAAACTAAAAAGAAGATGGGACACCAGTTGAAAATCCATTGCAACTgctcaattatttatttatttatttatttatttatttatttatttattgtttttccaattttattttttcagctgTCTTTGGATGGAGTGAGAAAATCCAACACCTGAGGAGAGTTTATGCTTTTGGTCCTAGGGACCCTTAGTTATATTTTCTTTGtcctaagaaagacagaaaaatatATGaggctgaagaaactgaaatgtgGCAATTAGTCAACAGAATTGTGTAAAAGACCCTGGGTGGAGTGTAAGAAAAATCTGGGACAGCATATacttttaaaacaatatataaagaAAACCAGGAGGGATAACTCTGATAAGCAACAAATAGCGTAGTTGCCTTTTGTTCATGCAACATTCGTGGGCAACATTTAATGGGAATTAGTTTTTGTACAATCCATGAAAACTACAAATAAAGTTAATTAAGATTCACTTAATATTCATATAGTTAAAAGCTGGAGTCGTCGCTCATTTTCTGGAAGACTTTATTTGGGAGAGGACCATGGCttggtggcagagcacatgctgtgCATGTAGAAGTCTAGGgctcaattcctgacatctccagtaaAGGCTGGGAACAACTCCTGCCTGAAGCCCACTGCCAGTCGGCAAAAACAATATTGAGCTACATGAACTCATAATTTGATTCATTATAAAGGCAACTTCCTGTTTTGCTTAGTAAAGCACACTGCCACAACCCAAAGCAGAATCAAGCCCATTAAATAATATCTGTAGATGGGCTTAACTCTGTAAGATTGTGAACAGAAAAACAAATATCCCGGTGTCACACTCAGTGGGGATCTAAACATAATATGTAACTTTGTTAAAGGAATGTAAATGAGAAGAGGGATCAAATCATCTTAAAGATGGAACCATATTCTTTTCTGTGTATATAACATAAACTACATTGATAAAAGTatgagacaaaacaaaacaatattaatCAGAAAACTACAATTTGGAAGCCAATCCAACTCCATCTTCTGTATTAATCCATGCTTGATTCAATGGCTAACCTTTCCAGAACAAATGCAAGCAGATTCTTCTATGTTATACAGTGCACACTTACACCATATTTTGTTCTGATCTTCTGAGTCAAAGAAAGAACAGAAGCCTGGAATGCCAAATGAAAGTGAAATTCAAATGATACAAACAAAAGTTGATAACAGCATTCTGCTGCTGAAGCACATTACACATGTGTTCCTAATACACATGCTTATTCCTATAGCATTTCTTTTCAGAAATTGTCTTTGGTTTTGTCAATTACCAGGAGTTGTATTGGGAGCTAATCAATTTCTGCAGGTAGATACAGGCTTGGGTAGCCATGGGAAAGGACAGAAAAATGTTAACTTCCCTGCCTTTAAATTTCAGGCCACCATTTTTGGGTGTCATGGAAGGAGCGTGAATTATTAGGCTTTTAATTTTTTATCATTGTATTTTCACTCCCAGGAAAACCAGTCTTCAGTACTATGTACACATGACTTTACATGGGGAAAGTGTTTGCATGTTTCTGCCTCCCACAGCAAAATGCCTTGAAAGGCTCTGATAAGAATGAAAGAAAACTAAGCTTGTGTCCTCATAGCAAACTGGGATCAGAGAGGAGAGAATACATACCTTAAATCACAAGGCCAATCTTGCAGTCACTGAGATGTAGCCTCTGCAGAAATAAAGCACAAAACCCCTTCCTCTACTTACCAGCCAAGCTGACTTCAGGTCAAGAGCAAGGAATCAGTCAAAATGGTTTTTCTCCTGTTTTACTGCGGGCTATGTTTGCATGCAGAGAAGGATTCTGCTTACAGACTCCATGAGCCCGATCCTTAAGTAGAATCAGGATCTAGCTTGACAAAAACTGGCCCACTCAGCTTTTCTTTTCTAACTGCTCAGAGCATCAGTCACATGCCACAAATTACAACCCCCAAGACCTGACTATGCATAGCTATGCCCTTGGCCATCTCAGCAGGCAAACTGAACAGGGGAGCTGCTGGCTTTATATAAGATCAGCTGGGGGGCCAAGAGATTCACACTTCGTTTCTTATGGGTGAAAGATTCACAGCCCAATTATCCCTTGATGAGCTACTTGGAAAACAGATCAGGCATTCAAGTATAAAAAATTCTGGAGTAGAGAGACGTCACTTTATAAGGGCACCTGAGGCCTTTGAATCCTCTTGAGAGAGTGACATTTCTATAGGGACTGATCCAGATGATTGGCTGCTGCACCTACACAACTCTGGTATTCAACAGACAAACTGCAGTCCGGTGGGATCCCACTGTGGAAAGTGGTTCTCCTGCAGCAGCAGGTGTCTGCGTGGGTGGAAAGGGGCATGCAGGGAAGCCAGAAATTGGTGATCTTAAAATGCCTCACTAGGCTCACTGTCAATGCATTCATATGTATAATAAATGCAGGCTACACCAGCAAGATGAGCAATAGCTAGTTTAACTTCTTGGTTTCTGCTACAGAGTTTTTAGCATACCTTTGCCTTTTGGCCACTAGGTGGCAACCACATAAATATAACAAGATAATCTGCAAACCTTCTCAGTCCTCCATAATCAGCCTGGGGTGACCCTAATGAAGAGGCTGGTCTTGCCTGACTTAAGGAGGACAAACCAACTGGGGGGGAGGCCTTCTGTGATAGGCTTTGTGTGCAGGCTCCCCTGAAGGCTGCAAACATGCAGGGAAATTCCTGTGGGAGAATTAAATAGGTCTTAGAAtcgtagaaatgtagagttggaaagaaccatGAAGGTCATCTtgttccaccccctgcaatgcagggagctTTTGCCCAAGTTGGGCTCAAACttaagaccctgagattaagagagtcATGCTCTACGGACTAAGCTATATGAATCCTTGTGAGCCCACATGTGTGGGTGAGCAACAAAAGAAACCAGCTGGGTACCTGGATTCAAAATGTGGGGCATTGTGCACTCTCCTACAGAGAGAGCACCCAGGTAGCAGAGTTAAGCTGTAGTACAATGTTAGGAATACAGGTTGTTGCACCATTTTTATTCTGTTCAGCTACACACAGCAGCTGACCACGTTCTACTCCTCCTGCAATCAGACGACTACGCACTGCTGAGTAAGTTTAAAATGCCTTACTTACAGATTCAAGGTCTCAATCATGCATTGTGCCTTGCAGCAGCAAGGCTAATACAGGCATATAACACTCTTGGGTAGAAAGTCCAGAATAGAGGTCCAGGCATGTGCTGTAAGTTTGGGAGCAAGCTTACACATGACCGTATTGTTGCATGATGGAAAGACTTCACTTCTTCCCTCTCCAGAAGAGAGGGGGTGTGACCTAGCTGAGTCTATTTAGCAATATAACTCTCTGTGGTCCTttaccccttcatgcactaactagccCTATGCTTGCTAGTTGtatttttttgcaatttcctACCCATCCTGAAAGCTGCATACCATGGCTGCCCTTCAACAGGATGGACAGATAGAGGTTGATCCAGTCTCTTTCCACcccacaacccacccaccccactctctGCAGGTGCTGGCACGCATTGGAGGGCCCTTAGTGAAGTTATCTTCTTCCTATGCTCCTTTCCTCTTTCTACACAGTGATCATCACAGTGATAAACTCCAGGACCTTGTTTACTGAAGAAACAAAAACTTAACAAGTCCCCTGAGTAATAATCTGGGTTCTGAGTAATAATCATCCAAGTAATCATCTGGAGATATGTCCCCATCCCATTTTCAATTCTGAGATGTGGAAAGGGGGTAAATTgtcctgttttctctctttcagtGAATTGAAAGAAAGTAGACACCACCTCTGTAGTTTTATGTGAGATTTTCTGATATAACAATACCACCACACTGTGGCCCGATGAtggaaatattattattgctTCCATAGTTCAATGCCTCCCTTATGACCTTGGTGGTCTTAGTTCTGATCATGCTTTGGGTAGCTTGAAAGTCATGGAAATGGAACAACAGAGTGAAGGAGGAATATGGCTCACTGATTTACACAGGGGAGCATacatttccaaaaagaaaatgtTCCTGATGTGAAAGGATATTGATATGAGAAAGTGGATAGCTCAAAGTTggttcttcattttttttaaggggaaaaaggaGGGCAGGGATCTACCTAAGTAGTTCTGCAATAAATATTTATCTTTTCACAGACTTTTGAAAACAGTAACAAAGACCATAAAGCACTTTCTGAACTGCTTTGTGGATTATTCCTTACAGGCACTATCCAATATAGAGGTTTATACTTTTAATATTTGCTTTTTATAACGTTACACATTAATCATCCATCCATGCATGCAGCAGTAATACAGGAAAAAAATCATGTAACAAAAAACAATATGCATAGGAGTATTGCGCCAGAGGGTATATGATAAAAAGGGCCACAAGTTCATGATAAAACACAGGACAACAGTCAGATATTAAAATAATAGGTGCCTTGGTGATAAGTCCAGCCAAAATGTTCTGTAGGAATCCAGAGGTTTAATGAAACCTCCCCGACTAATCACATAATGCAAAAAAGGAGCCAAATTGATGCAAGAGCACTGTGCTCTCCTCTAAGAGCACAGTGGCTTTGTGTTAATTTTCCAGCTAGTGCCatgaaccgtcctgaga
The nucleotide sequence above comes from Podarcis raffonei isolate rPodRaf1 chromosome 1, rPodRaf1.pri, whole genome shotgun sequence. Encoded proteins:
- the LOC128402653 gene encoding olfactory receptor 11L1-like — protein: MALFKPKIMKVDSDVLDLVIRTANVGIFHLVSLYHQHIFVCFSPPPPVFDAGCTCNTKTMLNNTSAPEFILLGFSGFQEFQTLLFFSFLVVYLFILLGNALIILLSNMDVALHVPMYFFLSNFSFLEMCYTSVTVPWLLGGFLNGPQAVSLQACITQMYFFFSLGTTEFFLLAIMAYDRYLAICQPLQYPVLMNSCVCACLACSCWLGGFLTPFLPIAFISQLPFNGSNQINHFFCDTSPLINLSTGDTFMADTMVFLVSAVIVLVSFLLTLTSYALIVSTILDLPSASGRHKTFSTCASHLTVVTIFYSTVIFMYLCPHSGQTSELEKVVSVLYTVITPVLNPIIYTLRNKDVKKALGKVLSRVKNTCLKNTQRTALIVLS